In a single window of the Elaeis guineensis isolate ETL-2024a chromosome 8, EG11, whole genome shotgun sequence genome:
- the LOC114913634 gene encoding uncharacterized protein, which produces MVPGDDRRSAGRGASSDAPLPEGASALANHDLARRLCQAVILPADHEVMKNQRVSDMLSFFYPTMIRLIYNISELEVGYRRFGDLRAAWKDKAMAAEVEKVVMVDQLKQSVDREARLEEEISRLTEEVSRLTSALTASGSELQSACEEAKRKSRTVRRLRRERDDYVGELKAEREQLRISLGNLAKVEENLSSAQADANIARAEAESAKEAIGRAVEDFRCSDEYREELLESGFLSYRVGYEDAREAVQSLYPELDLSSVVPPESEGQAAGEVADPSSGDRTAVEEADADQAAEGEAAPTPDATSARVDTPTAPGLLPIEEADSGE; this is translated from the exons ATGGTGCCAGGCGACGACAGGAGGTCGGCCGGCCGCGGTGCGTCGTCCGACGCCCCgcttcccgaaggagcgtcggccctggccaaccacgacttggccaggagattaTGTCAGGCAGTTATCCTTCCGGCCGATCATGAGGTCATGAAGAATCAGCGAGTATCCGACATGCTTTCCTTcttctacccgaccatgatccgg CTGatttacaacatatccgagctggaggtcggATATCGGAGGTTCGGTGATCTCCGGGCAGCCTGGAAAGATAAGGCCATGGCCGCCGAGGTCGAGAAGGTGGTAATGGTCGACCAGCTGAAGCAGTCGGTCGACCGTGAGGCCCGGCTTGAAGAGGAGATCTCCCGCCTTACCGAGGAGGTCTCCCGCCTTACCAGTGCCCTGACCGCCTCGGGGTCCGAACTGCAGTCGGCCTGCGAGGAAGCCAAGCGGAAGTCCCGCACTGTTCGACGGCTGCGCCGCGAGCGGGATGACTACGTCGGCGAACTCAAAGCCGAACGCGAGCAACTCCGAATAAGTTTGGGCAATCTCGCCAAGGTCGAAGAAAATTTGTCCTCCGCTCAAGCCGACGCAAACATAGCgagggcggaggcagagtcggcgaaagaggccataggtcgggccgtggaggacttccgcTGCTCCGACGAATATCGGGAGGAACTCTTGGAGAGTGGTTTCCTCTCGTACCGAGTAGGCTACGAGGACGCCCGGGAAGCGGTCCAGAGCCTGTATCCGGAGCTCGATCTCAGCAGCGTCGTCCCTCCAGAGTCGGAGGGCCAAGCCGCGGGAGAGgtggccgacccgtcgtcgggagaTCGCACTGCCGTGGAGGAGGCCGACGCAGACCAGGCTGCCGAAGGCGAGGCGGCTCCGACCCCCGACGCTACCTCGGCTCGAGTGGATACGCCGACCGCCCCCGGACTTCTCCCGATAGAGGAAGCCGACTCCGGCGAGTAG